The sequence below is a genomic window from Hydractinia symbiolongicarpus strain clone_291-10 chromosome 10, HSymV2.1, whole genome shotgun sequence.
aattgaATAAAGAGTTTAATAGTTGCTTCTCTTACTTTTTTAAGATAGCTTCACACAAAGCCATTACAGGCGGACCTTCGGCTCCTGAATGTTCATAACACAAACCAACCATACCATTACGGTTAACAACAAACTAAAAACACAACAAGGATATCAAGCGTGTACAGAGGTGATAACAATCAGTGCTCAGTAGTCGTGTGTTGATGACAAAAATTCGACTTTATCCGGCATGATATAATTTCTCTAgatgtttttatgaaaaaagaaaatatttttatggtaatacttgaaacaatagaaaatatatattttgaccCTCTTTTTATGGGCTTTTTTAGGTATCACAAACTTCTAGAGGTAGGATGTAAGGTGGGCGTTGCCGGGAGGTAGGATGTAAGGTGGGCGTTGCCGGGTAGATAATAACTTTAAAATGCCTTAAACTCCGTTTATAAAACTTAGCAGAAACATAGTAtggcaaagaaacaaaaattgcCGGTGATGAAAATCTGCTGACATAAGCAATTTTGCTACGTCGTCAGTTTTTAGACAACTCCTGTTTCTACTGCTGATCATCTCGAGGTTGGTTTGTGGATGCATTTAATTTGCCTAATGGTTCCTTCAATATTAGCCTTTACAATAGGACAACTTTGGACAATGCAAAAGGCAAGTACGCACAAAAAATTTGGTTATTTTTGCTTACACCACGTTTGGATAAACATTATAATGAACACATACTATAGAAAGTATAAGCATTCgtcctttttttgtttgttttgcgtTTCAATAAACTGCTAGTCACTACTTAAAACATTcgcatgtttaaaaaaataataaattcacgattaccatttttcaaaactatctGCCAGGCCTGaaatcttaaaataaaaaagtagttCTCAGTTCATAAGTGTCTAATAATACCTGACAAATCTTATCAAACCATCTGTTCATGCTATTTTGTTGTGATCCACCTCCATGTAACATTTGTTCACATCCCACAGAGCCGTGAGGAGATTCATATTTATGTTCAGTCCCAGAAGGTACGTTGACTGGCTGATCAAGACAAATAAGGCATATTGACTTGATTATTGTATCCACGTTACCTCTGTTTTCTGGATCTTAAAAAtcacataaaattaaaaatatacaatcACTAAACCATAAACCGTCATGTTTGTGTTCGGAATTGGTCCTTCTTGTAGTATtgcatttttgttaaaactaaACAAAGAATCAAGAAATGAAAATCaagtctctatattaataatatcCATATTCTGATTGTCTGTTTGTGAGAGAGCAGTCGTGCTATAGGCAAACGAATAGACTAAAAAAGAATTGCGACCCTGTAGATTTACCACCAGGTTCTTAActcgtttttatatatattataaaaatataaagaaattagGAAAAACAATGAGatcaatataaaataatttttggaactCAAAAATGGTCACCACTTGGTCACCATTTTTAATGCCTTAAACAAGATGATGAGCTTTCTTGCAAACCTCTTGTCAATCTTTTGTAAGCTTGTGCCCACACATTTCTGTCATGTGATGTCAACACACCAACAGGGTAGTCATCTTCATAACGAGATAAATTTACAATATGGTCGAGTTGTTGTACAAGTTCTTCTTCACTTAAAGGTTTATCAGTCCCCTCGTGAAAAACatcaagtttaaaaaactaaaggcaaaaataaataaagatacaaggcatgaaaataaaacaatacataaaataaaatagatgttCACAACAGCATACATGATTGTTATGAGCAACCATAACATGTCTCGATTCTTCTGGAGATGTTAGAATCTCTCCATCACATTTTGCATATGGTACTCGACATGCAGACAGCAGTTTTTGGTACTGTTTCATAGTAAGGGGGTCTTTTCCAGCGTAATCAACTGGAAGACTTTGACTAAggtaacaatataaaaaattaaaataataattgatTTTGTGTTCAGTATAAATGTGCAGAGCGAACAAAATTTCTCAATATTATCCTGTTTATAGTACATTTCTAAATGTTTGTctatttgtttgtattttcttttttaaacctttttctagattttttaaacttcaaatGATCTGGtttaaacaataataataaataaggtTCTTGCACTCAACTATACATCTTTTTGACGCCAGGAAGAACTTCAAATTTGATTATTGATATTTACACAAAAAAGCCGTACATCTTTTTTGATTGATACTTACACAAACTAAGCAATCAAAAGAAGCAATGTTAATCAAATTGACCCTACCTGCGAAATTAAGCCTAAGATATCTTAATTAGCTCGCACATAAAAGATTCAGATTGCCAAATTATCTTACACACTTCAGATTAATAAAATATAGCATAtttggaaaaaaacaaaaaattgaaaattaatcACTTCTGTTTGATGTTTTCAAATATCGGCAGAATCattatttatacatttacaTAAACTTTTCTCAAAAAGAGAATTCAACATACCTGTCTATCAGACTTTTAAATTCCAAAACAGAGCGTATCAGCCGAGCAgtatatctataaaaaaaaaggGCATGATAAATTTTGGAAACAATAAACTTTATTCAATttcatgtaaataaaaaaacctgGCATGCACCTGTATTGGTCCTGATCACTGTAAAATGTCTGGGCTGGAAATGTGATACCTGGACTTGAGTTAATAACAACAGGAGCTCGGAAAGCAAAGTAGGCACAGTTGTCCCACCACTCTGACAACCAGTTATCAGAGTTAGCTGCTTTTTCCATTAACTTCTTTTGAAGACTTTCCCCTATTCCATCTTTTCTTTGGAACTCAGCAACCACATTCTTCGTGTTTTCATATTCATGGTCAAACAACAACGGTTCTAATGAAGTTACATACTTCTCCATTGTTTCACGAAGGGGTGGCACAGGCAGATGTGGTAATTTATCTTCACAGGAAAGCATTGTTTTAGGACGATTTGACGTTTTTGTTGCCATAGTTGCAGGAGTAAAGAAATTTTTCCTACTGACAATTCGATTTGATGTCTAAAATTTGCCAATTAAAAATTTGCTAATATTCTGTTCAATACAGTTTAAAACAAAAGTACTTTATAATTTtagttcttttttgtttatgcAAACGATAAACTGATAACAGTCAATATATTGACTGTTATTAGTGTATAATTTTTGATCATAAGTAACCTTGTTTAATCATTCAAGTAATTAACTATCAAAGTCAGGTGTAAACACTGCAAAAGAAAACATTGACAGTATGATCTAAAAAAATTGGCAGATGTATTCCCTACAAATATTTTACCTTGGCATAAGCCAATCCCAATCGAGACCATTTTAgcattgtatatatttatagaagtctagaaatgaaaaaaaattgacatctaGAGCTTGCAATACATTCAGTAAGATGACAACTCAAAATGACAGAATAACTTACACATTACATTATTATTGAAATCCCTAATTAGGTTGGGAAATTATTAtacaactagtcgataaggcccgtggagaaaacCACTTAGGTCGAGGGACAATggtaaaataggttgttttagattttttgctgacgtcagcagtgcagatacaaaaaataatatttggagaagtttagtttattcgttgactgtaataaaaaaaatataatgtatatcaaaataataatgtgtatcaaaataatgtataggatcatatattttttaaggaaCACCGAAGGAgaaataagggtttaaaaagttTGCCGACGACAGCATTGGCCCGTCaaaactcaaattttttttttaagaaatttgtatacctgttgccttcatcgtatagatcttaaaacgctgattaagaaaatgtataggatcatgtatctttgacaaacggttgcaaagatattaagatttaaaggtttttgattacgtcatcaacccgtctattccgaaacggattcggggaacCAGGTTTAGAAaactacccaaattggtcccaggtggtccctagttacccacgcggtgaaaaatcattgacgtcacgaccttgtttccaagttatttggcctcaaagttttaagtgcactgtaaagGCCTCCTTAACTTAATATAgtatattgacgttaaagtagtgttattgacgtcgcgccgtaacgtcaggaaatttaacatattagacatgcatttttcggttacttcaaaggaaatttcggtAACATcataggaaaatgaacacatcaactttgcctgtcacagagacacggaactggcgtattattatatagatatatcAAAAGGTAGACTTCATGTATACACACAGAATATATCTTGCATGTTTTTGTAACATAATTATTAACAACAAagaagactaaaatcagtttctatttttttaatttctttttagtaATACACAGTTTGCTCAAATATTAGTTGGTaacaggaaaaaaagaaaaagaatccataaaataatttttttacggaACTTTTGCACTATCTgaaatttaaaagatttgtaACAAAAACTTTTATGATTTATTGTgatttagttttcaaatttctcactAAACttgtttattaaataaattatttgataCTCTGCACCTCTCATGTTTTTTCCAACATTGCCTGGGTTTCCCTCACTGTTTTTTTTCTGGGATGTTTTAATAGCTTTTGGcattcttatatttttattataacaaatagtctcacaaaacaaaaaaatgagaatTGAATAGAATCATTTTCTCAATTATTACATTTCCTGTTTTTGAACATTTATATCAATATTTCGCACTCCAACCCCGTGacataaaatcaaaaacaaatgctttgaatatatttattttgctttattATGACGGGGGCATTCTAATGCTGAAAATTGTTGAATTAGAGTTTTCCAAGTTcattttaaataactaattaatCATTAACATATTCTCTTTCAATTACTTGTAAAAAATCACAactcgaattttttttaattcaattttttttttatcttttatgatGGCAGCCTGTTCATTTCTTCACTGAAAGATGCTGTTAAAATtccaaaaatctaaaacaatgagaaaaattcaaatttctttttattgctATTGGGCTAGAAACCTGTTGGTAGAAAGTGAAAAATTATTTGATTACTTCGTTACCACCTTTATTATcatctttaaaataatgttattgtTCATTTCAGAGAAAAGAAGTAGAACTGGAAAATGCTGAGTATTCATGTCCACCCTCGGTACTATCCTATCTTCGATCACTCTGTCCAGGAGATGTAGTAGGTGAAACTAGATAAGGGTAAGTAAATTGAAGCTGAAACTATGAAATTGAAGTATCACTGTTTTAAATGATTcaatttctatttttcttttagaaGAATACAACGCGATTATAGTATAACAGTATatagaatataaaatatataataattatatgtattataaaaaaatatataaaatataggtTACATGTCCAACATGTAAAAatatagaatatataaaaacaattatttcttttttcttttcgaaCCACGCCCTCTGGTTGAACTGTTTGACTGAAAAGCTCCTGATTTATATTGAGTACTGAAATGGATCTTGCTGCGTGAACCTTTCTTCTCCTCCCAACGTAACTTAACAGTTTCTTTGTTCTTATATTTAGCGTTCTTTATGCATTCATTATCAGTTGTTTTCAACTTGTTTGACATGGTTTCAGTGCActgcagaaaatattttttaaataaatttgttagGGAATAATTTATACCACTATTAAACATGCATGCACCAAGACAaattccaaacaatatttcttcAGGAGAGTTGTTTTGTTCCTTAGGTATGATTGTCCAAATTACCTGGTGCTGGGTGTATTCCGGATTCTGTGTTTTACACCTTCTAAAAACACCTGATTGGCTGAAAGGGTAAACTTCACAGACAGCAGGTGgatatttcaaatgttttttagtATAGTGCCACAGCTATAGCTGCTCCAAGATGTTGGCCTTACTGGGTATCTGTGTTGTTGTGGTTCATCAGAGGAACTAGAATAATGCTCTAGAATTGCACAAAAAGCCTTTGACATCGCTTTCGCACCACCCTTATTATCACGGATTGATTTACcataaaaattctaaataaCGTCCCACTTGGCTATTGTTAAACCTCCTCCTCTGACACCAAGACTTTTTCCATCAGAAAGTTTTCTgcctaaaataataaataaattcttGCTATTCTGTGAAATCTTGATCAAAAACGGGTCACAATGAAATCATATATGATCCATAGACCATGCAATATTCTCACCCTTAAATTCTTTTGAAAGTGATCTTAATCCAGTTCCCATCCTTTTTGTTATATGATTCATGCACTCATGTTTTTCGATATTCATCAAAGGTTCATGGTCTCAAACTTTCTACTGATCTAAATAAAGAACCCctgcataaataaattttcagggCTTGGATTGATATTATCCAGTGATGAACAGCCTTGGAAAATTGTTGATCATCCATAACCATGATTTCACTTTCTGATTTTTCTTCTTCGTCAGACGATCTGAATTCAAaactttcaaatttgttttgacTGGCACAAGCAATGTTTTCCTTTTCAAAATAAGCTTGGATCTCTTGTTTTCgcaataatttattttgatCATACCAAGATCCCTTATCCAATACTTTTagcacattttgtttttttgattcaAATTTCTGTtgctcattttttcttttttttcttgaagtttTGAATGGATCTCTATGATAATTTAACGATTTCGAAGACAACGAAAAGAaacttataataataaaaaaatgacgaaaTGCTGTATTATTCCAACCTTTTTCCCAGTGCTTTTTGTCTCGCCTATCTCAAACCTTATGCATAAATAATGCATAAACCAGAAGTTATACTTCAATacttgattgattgattgctCATTGgaaaaagcagtttaaaaagtaaaatattctttaaaaaaaggtaaaaaaaaaataattatttaccaTACTGCTACCTTAAGCAGCAGTTTGCAATTCGCAATTTGCGAATCGAAATGCTATACTTTGcaagaaaaatgataaaattgcgaatcaaatattttaaagcgccaatagaaatgcttttttagattgcattttaaaaatttaagaacaaaaaaaggcaatagaaaagctttgttagatggagttttaaaagtttaagaacgaaatgcggcgatagaaatgcttttttagatcacgttttaaaaatttaagaacgaagaacggcaatAGAAACGCTTTTTTAGatagtgttttaaaaatttaagaatgaagaacggcaataaaaaagcattttagatggcgttacaaaattaaaatgttttcacaatGAGTGTTTGGATCTATCAAGAACGTCAAAAGttagatttttagatttttttttcttcggtATTGaagtttaatttgttttcgaaatcatATCGTGAAGGGAAAGGTCCTGAACGTAGGGCAGTAAACCCTATTGAGGTTGGAGGGAGGGGGTCTCCCTtatgcaaaaatgaaaaatgaaatttttttttaaaatttagaccaTTGGATTTGTGTTTTCAGGATTAAAATCATATTACTTTAAtttgtttcgttgttaaaaaaaataaaaattcaatggcctttgTGTTTAATTTTTCCTTATGCAGAggaattttttataaactatgcttgctatgcttttgtttttaccaCAGAGCAATTATTTCCGCATGATTTGAAAGGAACTTGCTATCCTATTGTGTTTTTAAAgcatgtggcgccgtagattagtggttatagctttcgtactctgtgcgggagaccggggttcgattcctcttgacggcgattcaacatgggcgagtgaatgttaccatagccccgggttaacccaagccatgtgagggaaattggggagatggcacactgtgtgggccgttggatgttgccgggagttgtctagtagagcgtgggccctactaattgggtctgcgtagctcaaaatgagcattaaatactctaggactctccatctaagccatggcccctcctggaaataatagacagggtatatccctcgatatttgtgaggctagccatgtaaaatatgcacatctatctatctatctaccacCCGATTGAGTGAGTCATAACTGGCGGTAAATATTTTGCTAGGTAAATACATAAACAAACCGAAGGTGCTTGGGAGAGACTTAGTTCTTGCCTATCCCTCAGTCAGCTTAAGCTCTAGAGACCGCTAACTAGCTATGTTAAAGATATCAATATTTTTCCACTATACTTTGTGTCAGATATGATATAAAATATGCAACTTTTTCTCTGTATAGCTTGCTATACTGGCTTCTTACTAAACTTATTCTCAGCACATGTCTATAAGACAACTAAAATGAGCTTCAGAGGCACAACATGTGCCACCTAGACTAAAAATATGCACCATATAGACAATCCAACTCAAGAAATCATCAATAGCATTGGAACAGCATGGTGTCTGGACGTGTCTGGCTCTGCACTCTCTTCACCTATAACTAAATTACGGAAACTTTTTACctccaaaaataaattttatgacgttaaaCTGAATTGCCAAGTTGTGCTTATAGCGCTAGCTTAActtaaaaaactacatctctCCAAAAATTTTGATTCTGAAATCGAGATCTGAGAAAAGAAATTCGTAACTACTCTCAACACTTCTTAAAGAGCCAAAATGTTGTTGTTAGATAGCTAGATTAATAGCAAGTAGATAGAAAAGCTACGGAATAACAAAAGGTTGTGTACGTTGGTTTGCTACAATACTACAATAACAATTGTATAAATCAGACCAGACAGACGAGGCGAAGAAGGAACCTCGGTAGgccaaacagaaaaacaataacagacAAACTCGTTTGCACTTTGATCTTGTCGTACTTACGACGTATAGCTAATGTTTTATAAATTTGGCTTAGTGTACATAAAGGTACCATACTCTTCATTTACGAAGATCTACTTTGTGAACCTTTGTGTATTCCAAAACAATTAACCATACTCTGAAACCTCACATAACACTTTTCCTTGCATAAAATTTTACAAGCCGCGCGAAGATATACAGCTTTGGAATAGCATAAACATACAGAAATAGAAGAGTGCACGACATGCTTTAGAAATGCATAGGGGAGGTATGgttatttaaattatatataagtGTCCCATAGCAGATGGTGCCTTAACACCGTAACTAGATAAGCTATTCTCGGATCCGGGTTGACATTCTTGAAATTTTCtgttcatttttaacaaaaactagaaattaaaaaaaggttgtgaagcattacgcaagttgcaagcaaaatcgaAACTAGCCAATAGTTGACCCTAGtgcttttgttttctttgataTAATACGACGAGGTGCTTACATCTTACTGCAGCTGATATCTGGAAAATACACCAAAACTGAATATCATAGACATAGAAAACCCTGGTGacgaggttgtaaaataaacttgccgcggaacaacaacaaatcgTTGTGCAAAAGTtctgattttttggcaaaaatacaatatatatatgcggaatatttcttttaagaaaGTACAAGAAATTTAGATCGCGCGAAACTAAACATAAACGATAACTaagaaatttcgtaaaacctctttttca
It includes:
- the LOC130612499 gene encoding carnitine O-acetyltransferase-like — protein: MLKWSRLGLAYAKTSNRIVSRKNFFTPATMATKTSNRPKTMLSCEDKLPHLPVPPLRETMEKYVTSLEPLLFDHEYENTKNVVAEFQRKDGIGESLQKKLMEKAANSDNWLSEWWDNCAYFAFRAPVVINSSPGITFPAQTFYSDQDQYRYTARLIRSVLEFKSLIDSQSLPVDYAGKDPLTMKQYQKLLSACRVPYAKCDGEILTSPEESRHVMVAHNNHFFKLDVFHEGTDKPLSEEELVQQLDHIVNLSRYEDDYPVGVLTSHDRNVWAQAYKRLTRDPENRGNVDTIIKSICLICLDQPVNVPSGTEHKYESPHGSVGCEQMLHGGGSQQNSMNRWFDKICQFVVNRNGMVGLCYEHSGAEGPPVMALCEAILKKKFEHGTSVSLPANSQLPSPHKLIWSLNYDLVDRVELAKEHIDQMVNDVTVKLFDFDDFGKNIPKRFKVSPDAFFQVSLQLAYYRLHCHHPPTYESASIRKFVNGRTETIRSATPAAARYAREMDRNNYDSSVKRKLFMKAVEAHVKYTIEAMNFQAVDRHLLGLKLIALENGIPLPELFRDKAYGYALHFRLSTSQVPAKAAAALCFGPVVPDGYGVCYNPMENRFLYAVSSYNSHPKTHSGDFGEYIAKALQDNQLLLSTQSKL